A genome region from Streptomyces pratensis includes the following:
- a CDS encoding helix-turn-helix domain-containing protein, with translation MPPRKLLTVRQRRLGSELRRLREHAGLTLAQAAERLGADRTTISNTESGRFGVSPQRVRAWADHYKCPEPAYVDALAAMAAERVNGWWEHYRGELANDALDLAELEYHAAAVRSVQVMYMPGLLQTEEYARSVFAESVPVPSPTRQRRLLAHRLQRRDVLDRPNPPTCTFLIHEAALRMAYGSREVARAQLVHLLQESDRGNITIRVIPFAAGGFPFASSSAHYVYGIVPQLDTVQVDTATGSSFLDAETSLVNWRVALDRTEERSLDPGRSRDFIRGIAQSMKV, from the coding sequence ATGCCGCCGAGGAAGCTGCTCACGGTGCGACAGCGTCGACTGGGCTCCGAGCTGCGCAGACTCAGGGAGCATGCGGGCCTGACACTTGCCCAGGCCGCAGAGCGGTTGGGGGCGGACCGCACCACCATCAGCAACACCGAGTCGGGGCGATTCGGCGTGAGCCCTCAGCGGGTGCGGGCGTGGGCCGACCACTACAAGTGCCCCGAACCGGCGTACGTCGATGCCCTTGCCGCCATGGCTGCGGAGCGTGTGAACGGATGGTGGGAGCACTACCGCGGTGAGCTGGCCAACGACGCTCTCGACCTCGCGGAGCTGGAGTATCACGCTGCGGCTGTCCGGTCGGTGCAGGTCATGTATATGCCTGGCCTGCTCCAGACCGAGGAATACGCCCGCAGCGTCTTCGCCGAGAGTGTTCCGGTGCCGAGCCCCACGCGTCAACGTCGCCTGCTCGCACACCGATTGCAGCGACGGGACGTGCTTGACCGGCCGAATCCGCCCACCTGCACGTTCCTGATCCACGAGGCCGCACTGCGGATGGCATACGGAAGTCGCGAGGTGGCACGCGCCCAACTCGTGCATCTGTTGCAGGAATCCGACCGGGGCAACATCACCATCAGGGTGATTCCCTTTGCTGCGGGCGGTTTTCCGTTCGCAAGCAGTTCGGCACACTACGTGTACGGGATCGTTCCGCAGCTCGATACCGTGCAGGTGGACACCGCGACGGGGTCGTCGTTCCTCGATGCCGAGACGAGCCTGGTGAACTGGAGAGTCGCGCTGGACCGGACCGAGGAGAGGTCGCTCGACCCGGGGCGCTCGCGGGACTTCATTCGGGGCATCGCGCAGAGCATGAAGGTGTGA
- a CDS encoding helix-turn-helix domain-containing protein — protein sequence MHGTSEDRTLLPEHRAEIAELCAFLDRTPQAAEPALLRGPDGSTRTIPPEVYEALMTVVRALSEGKAVTVAPVNTTLTTQEAADLLGISRPTFVKILDEGDVPFSRPGRHRRVLLADVLVYKEKRRSQRKQGLDELVRLTEDADLYDN from the coding sequence ATGCACGGAACCTCTGAGGACCGCACTCTCCTACCCGAGCACCGAGCGGAGATCGCCGAGCTCTGCGCCTTCCTCGACCGCACGCCGCAAGCAGCCGAGCCTGCTCTGCTGCGCGGTCCCGACGGCAGCACGCGCACCATCCCCCCGGAGGTCTACGAGGCGCTCATGACGGTGGTGCGAGCGCTGTCCGAGGGCAAGGCGGTGACCGTCGCCCCGGTGAACACCACGCTCACCACACAAGAGGCCGCTGACCTGCTGGGGATCAGCCGACCCACATTCGTCAAGATCCTCGATGAGGGAGACGTCCCGTTCTCGCGTCCGGGCAGACACCGCCGGGTGCTGCTGGCTGATGTCCTCGTCTACAAGGAGAAGAGGCGTTCACAGCGCAAACAAGGGCTGGACGAACTGGTTCGGCTGACCGAAGATGCGGATCTGTACGACAACTGA
- a CDS encoding LacI family DNA-binding transcriptional regulator yields the protein MAKVTRDDVARLAGTSTAVVSYVINNGPRPVAPATRERVLAAIKELGYRPDRVAQAMASRRTDLIGMIVPDARQPFFAEMAHAVEQAAAERGKMVLVGNSDYRDEREVHYLRAFLGMRVSGLILVSQGPSERAAAEIEAWDARVVLLHERPEAIDDVAVVTDDVGGAQLATRHLLEHGNAYVACLGGMESTPVVGDPVADHIEGWRRAMQEAGRSTEGRLFHAPYNRYDAYQVALKLLSGPDRPPAIFCSTDDQAIGVLRAARELRIDVPGELAVAGFDDVKEAGLTDPPLTTVFSDRPAMARAAVDLVLDDSLRVSGSRRERLKQFPSALVVRRSCGCGEPTVTAL from the coding sequence GTGGCCAAGGTGACGCGGGACGATGTGGCGAGACTGGCGGGGACCTCGACAGCGGTCGTCAGCTACGTCATCAACAACGGACCCAGGCCGGTCGCCCCGGCCACGCGCGAGCGGGTGCTCGCCGCGATCAAAGAGCTGGGCTACCGCCCCGACCGGGTCGCCCAGGCGATGGCTTCGCGGCGCACCGACCTCATAGGGATGATCGTGCCGGACGCCCGGCAGCCGTTCTTCGCGGAAATGGCGCACGCGGTCGAACAGGCGGCGGCCGAGCGCGGGAAGATGGTCCTCGTCGGCAACTCCGACTACCGCGACGAGCGCGAGGTCCACTATCTGCGGGCCTTCCTCGGCATGCGGGTGTCCGGGCTGATCCTGGTCAGCCAGGGTCCCAGCGAGCGCGCGGCCGCCGAGATCGAGGCGTGGGACGCCCGTGTGGTCCTGCTGCACGAACGCCCCGAGGCGATCGACGACGTCGCTGTCGTCACCGACGACGTCGGTGGCGCGCAGCTCGCCACCCGCCACCTCCTGGAGCACGGCAACGCCTACGTGGCGTGCCTCGGCGGCATGGAGTCGACCCCGGTGGTCGGTGACCCGGTCGCGGACCACATCGAGGGCTGGCGCCGGGCGATGCAGGAGGCCGGGCGGTCGACGGAGGGCCGGCTCTTCCACGCCCCGTACAACCGTTACGACGCCTACCAGGTGGCCCTCAAGCTGCTCTCCGGCCCCGACAGGCCCCCGGCGATCTTCTGCTCGACGGACGACCAGGCCATCGGCGTGCTCCGCGCCGCGCGGGAACTGCGCATCGACGTGCCGGGTGAGCTCGCCGTCGCGGGCTTCGACGACGTGAAGGAGGCGGGTCTGACCGATCCGCCGCTCACGACGGTCTTCTCCGACCGCCCGGCGATGGCCCGGGCGGCCGTGGACCTGGTCCTCGACGACTCGCTGCGGGTCTCGGGGTCGCGGCGCGAGCGGCTGAAGCAGTTCCCGTCCGCCCTGGTGGTGCGCCGGTCGTGCGGCTGCGGCGAACCGACGGTGACCGCGCTGTAA
- a CDS encoding winged helix-turn-helix transcriptional regulator codes for MSSLLLLTNALQPSTEVLPALGLLLHSVRVAPAEGPALVDTPGADVILIDGRRDLPQVRSLCQLLRSTGPGCPLILVVTEGGLAAVTADWGIDDVLLDTAGPAEVEARLRLATGRQQITADDSPMEIRNGDLSVDEATYSAKLKGRVLDLTFKEFELLKYLAQHPGRVFTRAQLLQEVWGYDYFGGTRTVDVHVRRLRAKLGPEHESLIGTVRNVGYRFVTPEKADRGAEEAKARAASKSLDDEVTRSEQSAEGGIPEEAPVRPAKR; via the coding sequence ATGAGTTCACTGCTGCTTCTGACAAATGCCCTTCAACCGTCGACGGAGGTGCTCCCCGCCCTCGGCCTACTGCTCCACAGCGTGCGGGTCGCCCCCGCCGAGGGACCCGCTCTCGTCGACACCCCAGGTGCCGACGTCATCCTCATCGACGGCCGGCGCGACCTCCCCCAGGTGCGCTCGCTCTGCCAGCTGCTGAGGTCCACCGGGCCCGGCTGTCCGCTGATCCTCGTCGTGACGGAGGGCGGCCTCGCGGCCGTCACCGCCGACTGGGGCATCGACGACGTCCTGCTGGACACCGCGGGTCCCGCCGAGGTCGAGGCCCGGCTGCGCCTGGCCACGGGCCGCCAGCAGATCACCGCCGACGACTCCCCCATGGAGATCCGCAACGGTGACCTGTCGGTCGACGAGGCGACCTACAGCGCCAAGCTCAAGGGCCGGGTCCTCGACCTGACCTTCAAGGAGTTCGAACTGCTGAAGTACCTCGCGCAGCACCCGGGCCGGGTCTTCACCCGCGCCCAGCTGCTCCAGGAGGTCTGGGGCTACGACTACTTCGGCGGCACCCGCACGGTCGACGTCCACGTGCGGCGGCTGCGCGCCAAGCTCGGCCCCGAGCACGAGTCGCTGATCGGCACCGTACGCAACGTCGGTTACCGCTTCGTCACCCCCGAGAAGGCGGACCGGGGGGCCGAGGAGGCCAAGGCCAGGGCGGCCTCGAAGTCCTTGGACGACGAGGTCACCCGTTCGGAGCAGTCAGCGGAAGGCGGGATCCCCGAAGAAGCCCCGGTCCGGCCTGCCAAGCGGTAG
- a CDS encoding PIN domain-containing protein encodes MQRVVLDTCVLFPNYLRDTLLRLAEAELYEPLWSPDILAELTKNVGERIGADKAKKLVDAMADTFRESLVTGYAALVLAMTNDPKDRHVLAAAVRGQAHALVTLNVKDFPAEAADPYDIEVLRPDDFLLDLLDLAPVEVTSVLRAQAGSYRRAPRDLHGLLDRLDAGGAPQFAAEFRRRL; translated from the coding sequence GTGCAGCGCGTCGTCCTGGACACCTGTGTCCTCTTCCCGAACTACCTCAGGGACACGCTCCTGCGTCTTGCCGAGGCGGAGCTCTACGAACCGCTCTGGTCGCCCGACATCCTGGCCGAGCTGACGAAGAACGTCGGCGAACGGATCGGGGCCGACAAGGCCAAGAAGCTCGTCGACGCCATGGCGGACACGTTTCGCGAGAGCCTGGTGACGGGATACGCGGCCCTTGTCCTCGCGATGACGAACGACCCCAAGGACCGGCACGTGTTGGCGGCGGCCGTGCGCGGTCAGGCGCACGCCCTTGTCACGCTCAACGTCAAGGATTTCCCCGCCGAGGCCGCGGACCCGTACGACATCGAGGTGCTGCGGCCCGACGACTTCCTGCTGGACCTGCTGGACCTGGCGCCGGTCGAGGTGACCTCCGTCCTGCGGGCGCAGGCCGGCAGCTACCGGCGCGCGCCACGTGACCTGCATGGTCTGCTCGACAGGCTGGACGCCGGTGGTGCTCCGCAGTTCGCTGCGGAATTCCGGCGTCGGCTCTGA
- a CDS encoding response regulator transcription factor has product MSPAEDDPQRVLIVDDEPAVREALQRSLAFEGYGTEVAVDGYDALAKAEAYAPDLIVLDIQMPRMDGLTAARRIRSTGSTTPILMLTARDTVGDRVTGLDAGADDYLVKPFELDELFARIRALLRRSSYAAAAGGPVPDDDVLSFADLRMDLNTREVTRGTRRVDLTRTEFTLLEMFLAHPRQVLTREQILKAVWGFDFEPSSNSLDVYVMYLRRKTEAGGEPRLVHTVRGVGYALRSGGGDG; this is encoded by the coding sequence ATGAGCCCCGCCGAAGACGATCCGCAGCGCGTCCTGATCGTCGACGACGAGCCCGCCGTACGCGAGGCGCTCCAGCGCAGCCTCGCGTTCGAGGGGTACGGGACGGAGGTGGCCGTGGACGGCTACGACGCCCTGGCCAAGGCCGAGGCGTACGCCCCCGACCTGATCGTCCTGGACATCCAGATGCCCCGCATGGACGGCCTCACCGCCGCCCGGCGCATCCGGTCCACCGGGTCGACCACGCCGATCCTGATGCTCACCGCACGCGACACCGTCGGCGACCGGGTCACCGGCCTCGACGCCGGCGCCGACGACTACCTCGTCAAGCCCTTCGAGCTGGACGAGCTCTTCGCCCGCATCCGCGCCCTGCTGCGCCGCAGCTCGTACGCCGCCGCTGCGGGCGGGCCCGTCCCCGACGACGACGTCCTGTCCTTCGCGGACCTCCGCATGGACCTGAACACCCGCGAGGTCACCCGGGGGACCCGCCGGGTGGATCTCACCCGCACCGAATTCACCCTCCTGGAGATGTTCCTGGCCCACCCCCGGCAGGTGCTGACCCGGGAGCAGATCCTCAAGGCAGTCTGGGGATTCGACTTCGAGCCCAGCTCCAACTCCCTGGACGTGTACGTGATGTACCTGCGCCGCAAGACGGAGGCGGGCGGCGAACCCCGCCTGGTCCACACGGTGCGGGGTGTCGGGTACGCCCTGCGCTCCGGCGGCGGTGACGGGTGA
- a CDS encoding S1C family serine protease, whose translation MTDSPRPSGEYPMSPSHDNGSHGNASHDSGPYGTSPYGTGSYDGVTPGGSHGGGSHSGGSHGGGEAAYPPPPAHEPERPTAEVPALAYAWPAPAPQPLPAADAPKPERRVKRPLALLAAVAIAAAAIGGGTATLIGELAGGGAGSSGTGGVVSGTTVSQSSAGTVSGVAAAVSPSIVEISATSSAGEATGSGVVITADGEIVTNNHVISGASEIEVALSTGKTYTADVVGTDAAKDLALIKLQGASGLKTASLGDSSSVKVGDQVVAIGSPEGLTGTVTSGIVSALDRDVTVAKDEDQSQQQQQQGGQNWPFEFGGQQFNGDTGSSKTTYKAIQTDASLNPGNSGGALINMNGEIIGINSAMYSPSSSSTSGSTAAGSVGLGFAIPVNTLKADLDTLRAGNGS comes from the coding sequence ATGACCGACAGCCCCCGCCCGAGCGGCGAGTACCCGATGTCCCCCTCCCATGACAACGGTTCGCACGGCAACGCTTCGCACGACAGCGGTCCGTACGGCACCAGCCCGTACGGCACCGGCTCGTACGACGGGGTCACGCCGGGCGGCTCCCACGGTGGCGGCTCCCACAGCGGCGGCTCCCACGGTGGCGGTGAGGCGGCCTATCCGCCGCCGCCGGCCCACGAGCCCGAGCGGCCGACCGCCGAGGTACCGGCCCTCGCGTACGCCTGGCCGGCCCCGGCGCCCCAGCCCCTCCCGGCGGCGGACGCCCCGAAGCCCGAGCGCCGGGTCAAGCGCCCGCTCGCCCTGCTCGCGGCCGTGGCGATCGCGGCAGCGGCCATCGGCGGCGGCACCGCAACCCTCATCGGTGAGCTCGCGGGCGGCGGCGCCGGCAGCTCCGGCACGGGCGGCGTCGTCAGCGGCACCACCGTCTCGCAGAGCAGCGCCGGCACCGTCTCAGGTGTGGCGGCTGCCGTGTCGCCGTCCATCGTCGAGATCAGCGCGACCTCCTCGGCGGGCGAGGCCACCGGATCCGGTGTCGTCATCACGGCGGACGGCGAGATCGTCACCAACAACCACGTCATCTCCGGCGCCTCCGAGATCGAGGTGGCGCTCAGCACCGGCAAGACGTACACGGCCGATGTCGTCGGCACGGACGCCGCCAAGGACCTGGCACTCATCAAGCTCCAAGGCGCGAGCGGCCTGAAGACGGCCTCGCTGGGCGACTCCTCCTCGGTGAAGGTCGGCGACCAGGTGGTGGCCATCGGCTCACCCGAGGGGCTCACCGGCACGGTCACCAGCGGCATCGTCTCCGCCCTGGACCGGGACGTGACCGTGGCCAAGGACGAGGACCAGAGCCAGCAGCAGCAACAGCAGGGCGGTCAGAACTGGCCCTTCGAATTCGGTGGCCAGCAGTTCAACGGCGACACCGGCTCGTCCAAGACGACGTACAAGGCCATCCAGACCGACGCCTCACTCAACCCCGGCAACTCCGGTGGCGCGCTGATCAACATGAACGGCGAGATCATCGGCATCAACTCCGCGATGTACTCGCCCAGTTCCTCCAGCACCTCGGGCAGTACGGCAGCGGGAAGCGTGGGCCTCGGCTTCGCCATCCCGGTCAACACGCTCAAGGCCGACCTGGACACCCTGCGCGCCGGCAACGGCTCCTGA
- a CDS encoding SDR family oxidoreductase, whose protein sequence is MIVVTGATGNIGRPLTQTLAEAGQQVIAVSRHKAAVPDGVRHVAADLTEPGSLKPALAGAKALFLLLSGDLHSTGASPADIIGEAVAGGVRRVVLLSTLGVATRPFGPTRIAMRALEDTLRESGLKWTILRPGGFDSNALWWAESVRTQRVVAAPFGDIGVPIIDPADIAAVAAACLLEDRHTGGVYELTGPEVITPRRQAEAIAAALGSPVRFHELTRAEAKAAMTRSMPAELADDTLDILGSPRPSELRVSPDVQQVLGRAPRPFADWAARNVAAFR, encoded by the coding sequence ATGATCGTAGTAACCGGGGCCACCGGCAATATCGGCCGACCGTTGACGCAGACACTCGCCGAGGCGGGCCAGCAGGTGATCGCCGTGTCACGGCACAAGGCGGCGGTGCCCGACGGCGTCCGCCACGTGGCGGCCGACCTGACCGAACCGGGCAGCCTCAAGCCCGCGCTGGCCGGCGCGAAAGCGCTGTTCCTGCTGCTGTCCGGCGACCTGCACTCCACGGGAGCCAGCCCTGCCGACATCATCGGCGAAGCTGTGGCCGGCGGGGTCCGTCGGGTCGTCCTGCTCTCCACACTGGGCGTGGCGACCAGACCTTTCGGCCCCACGCGGATCGCGATGCGCGCACTGGAGGACACGCTGCGGGAGTCCGGCCTGAAGTGGACCATCCTGCGGCCGGGCGGCTTCGACTCCAACGCCCTGTGGTGGGCCGAGTCCGTCCGCACGCAACGGGTCGTCGCCGCGCCCTTCGGCGACATCGGGGTGCCGATCATCGACCCGGCGGACATCGCCGCAGTGGCGGCGGCCTGCCTGCTGGAGGACCGGCACACCGGCGGCGTGTACGAACTGACCGGCCCGGAGGTGATCACTCCGCGCCGGCAGGCGGAGGCCATCGCCGCCGCGCTGGGCTCGCCGGTGAGGTTCCACGAGCTCACCCGCGCCGAAGCAAAGGCCGCCATGACCCGGAGCATGCCGGCGGAGCTCGCCGACGACACCCTGGACATCCTCGGCTCCCCGCGCCCGTCCGAGCTCCGCGTCAGCCCGGACGTCCAACAGGTCCTCGGCCGCGCCCCCCGCCCCTTCGCCGACTGGGCCGCCCGCAATGTCGCCGCGTTCCGCTGA
- a CDS encoding sensor histidine kinase produces the protein MTGLPRRLRALPLRSRLALLVAMAVAVAVAAVAAACWFVTREQLEHQLDESLRNSKVDQPYLVDLYAYCRGTTPLPPRPFTGATIQLIDTQGTVCIAPDATSKLPVDEKDQEVAERKRSYTLHSTTAENGEDMRVYTSPLTVRGDPGAGSGSLAVSIARPMSEVTEPLSTLAWVLLLVSGIGVVGAGAAGLWIARTGLRPVDDLAHAVAHVAETEDLTVRIPVEGEDEIARLSRSFNAMAESLAISRDRQSQLIADAGHELRTPLTSLRTNIELLARSDDTGRAIPPDDRKALMSSVKAQMTELAALIGDLQELSRPDAAQPGPLQVVALHEITRTALQRARLRGPELTITAELAPWYVRAEPAALERAVVNVLDNAVKFSPERGTVEVVLHRGELTVRDHGPGIPAEDLPHVFDRFWRSPSARQLPGSGLGLSIVARTVQHAGGEIALSPAEDGGPGTVASIRLPGAPTPPPGV, from the coding sequence GTGACCGGCCTGCCCCGCCGGCTCCGCGCACTGCCGCTCCGCTCACGGCTGGCCCTGCTGGTCGCCATGGCCGTCGCGGTGGCGGTGGCAGCGGTCGCAGCCGCCTGTTGGTTCGTGACGAGGGAGCAGCTGGAGCACCAGCTGGACGAGTCGCTGCGCAACTCCAAGGTGGACCAGCCCTACCTGGTGGACCTGTACGCCTACTGCCGGGGCACCACCCCGCTGCCGCCCCGGCCGTTCACCGGTGCGACGATCCAGCTCATCGACACCCAGGGCACGGTGTGCATCGCCCCCGACGCCACCTCGAAGCTGCCTGTCGACGAGAAGGACCAGGAGGTGGCCGAGCGGAAACGGTCCTACACCCTGCACTCGACAACTGCCGAGAACGGCGAGGACATGCGGGTCTACACCTCCCCGCTGACCGTCCGGGGCGACCCCGGAGCCGGGTCGGGGAGCCTCGCGGTGTCCATCGCCCGCCCGATGAGCGAGGTCACCGAGCCGCTCTCCACCCTCGCCTGGGTCCTGCTCCTCGTGTCCGGCATCGGCGTCGTCGGCGCGGGCGCCGCCGGTCTGTGGATCGCCCGCACCGGGCTGCGCCCCGTCGACGACCTCGCGCACGCCGTCGCACACGTGGCCGAGACCGAGGACCTCACCGTCCGCATCCCGGTCGAGGGCGAGGACGAGATCGCCCGGCTGTCCCGCTCGTTCAACGCCATGGCCGAGTCCCTGGCCATCTCACGCGACCGCCAGTCGCAGCTCATCGCCGACGCCGGGCACGAACTGCGCACCCCTCTCACCTCCCTCCGTACGAACATCGAGCTGCTCGCCCGCAGCGACGACACGGGCCGTGCCATCCCGCCGGACGACCGCAAGGCGCTGATGTCCTCGGTCAAGGCCCAGATGACCGAGCTGGCCGCCCTCATCGGCGACCTCCAGGAACTCTCCCGCCCCGACGCCGCCCAGCCCGGCCCCCTCCAGGTCGTCGCACTGCACGAGATCACGCGTACCGCGCTGCAACGCGCCCGGCTGCGCGGCCCGGAGCTGACCATCACCGCCGAGCTGGCCCCCTGGTACGTACGCGCCGAACCTGCGGCTCTGGAGCGCGCGGTCGTCAACGTGCTGGACAACGCGGTGAAGTTCAGCCCGGAGCGCGGGACGGTCGAGGTCGTCCTGCACCGCGGCGAGCTGACCGTACGGGACCACGGCCCCGGCATCCCGGCCGAGGACCTCCCGCACGTCTTCGACCGCTTCTGGCGCTCCCCGTCGGCCCGCCAGCTGCCCGGCTCGGGCCTCGGCCTGTCCATCGTGGCCCGCACGGTGCAGCACGCCGGCGGCGAGATCGCCCTGAGCCCGGCGGAGGACGGCGGCCCCGGCACGGTGGCCTCGATCCGGCTCCCGGGGGCACCGACGCCGCCGCCGGGGGTGTGA
- a CDS encoding DUF397 domain-containing protein: MEIQWRKSSKSSNAEGSDCLELAEHEGEILLRESDHPDVVVRTTRAKLRAFLGGAKEGEFDDLA; the protein is encoded by the coding sequence ATGGAAATTCAGTGGCGCAAGTCCTCGAAATCCTCGAACGCCGAGGGCTCCGACTGTCTCGAACTGGCCGAGCACGAGGGCGAGATACTTCTCCGCGAGAGCGACCACCCGGACGTGGTCGTGCGGACCACCCGTGCCAAGCTCCGGGCCTTCCTCGGCGGGGCCAAGGAAGGCGAGTTCGACGACCTGGCCTGA
- a CDS encoding alpha/beta hydrolase produces MSSVSEGRFLSSSVPSITRGPRRTTLLTGDGVPIEAVYTPCTGGSGPTGSGAPQETAVVLAHGFTGAADRPALLRAAEVFAQRAAVITFSFRGHGRSGGRSTVGDREVLDLAAAVAWARSLGHRRVVTVGFSMGGSVVLRHAALYTAAEAGESATEKSDVLGADRVEGRTEAQRAHDGRVAARIDSSADGPVDAHTDAVVSVSAPARWYYRGTAPMRRLHWVVTRPTGRLVGRYGFRTRIHREDWNPVPLSPVEAVPLITAPLLIVHGDRDPYFPVDHPRMLAGAARDGAEFWLEHGMGHAENAAGGELLARIADWTESA; encoded by the coding sequence ATGAGTTCTGTGTCCGAGGGTCGATTCCTGAGTTCTTCTGTTCCCTCGATCACGCGGGGTCCCCGGCGCACCACATTGCTGACCGGTGACGGAGTCCCTATCGAGGCGGTGTACACCCCGTGTACGGGGGGTTCCGGGCCCACCGGAAGCGGTGCGCCCCAAGAGACCGCAGTCGTCCTCGCGCACGGGTTCACCGGCGCCGCCGACCGGCCGGCGCTGCTGCGGGCCGCAGAGGTGTTCGCCCAGCGTGCGGCCGTGATCACGTTCTCCTTTCGAGGTCACGGAAGGTCCGGCGGACGGTCCACGGTGGGCGACCGCGAGGTGCTGGACCTGGCGGCGGCGGTCGCCTGGGCGCGGTCTCTGGGACACCGTCGCGTCGTTACGGTCGGCTTCTCGATGGGCGGTTCCGTGGTGCTCCGGCACGCCGCTCTGTATACGGCGGCAGAAGCCGGAGAATCCGCGACCGAGAAATCGGATGTGCTCGGGGCCGATCGGGTGGAGGGGCGTACCGAGGCGCAAAGGGCGCACGACGGGCGCGTGGCGGCGCGCATCGACTCCTCCGCAGACGGGCCGGTGGACGCCCACACGGACGCGGTCGTCTCGGTGAGCGCGCCCGCCCGCTGGTACTACCGGGGCACGGCCCCGATGCGCCGTCTGCACTGGGTCGTGACCCGCCCCACTGGCCGGCTCGTCGGCCGCTACGGCTTCCGCACCCGCATCCACCGCGAGGACTGGAACCCCGTACCGCTCTCGCCGGTGGAGGCCGTCCCCCTGATCACCGCGCCCCTGCTGATCGTGCACGGCGACCGGGACCCGTACTTCCCCGTCGATCACCCGAGGATGCTGGCAGGGGCCGCGCGCGACGGTGCCGAGTTCTGGCTGGAGCACGGCATGGGCCACGCGGAGAACGCCGCGGGCGGGGAACTGCTGGCCCGTATCGCCGACTGGACGGAGTCGGCGTGA
- a CDS encoding MoaD/ThiS family protein: MAAGTIRYWAAAKAAAGTAEEPYTADTLAEALDGVRERHPGELTRVLLRCSFLIDGDPVGTRGHETVRLAEGGTVEVLPPFAGG, translated from the coding sequence ATGGCAGCGGGGACGATCCGCTACTGGGCCGCGGCCAAGGCCGCCGCAGGAACCGCGGAGGAGCCGTACACGGCGGATACGCTCGCCGAGGCCCTCGACGGGGTGCGCGAACGGCACCCCGGTGAGCTGACGCGCGTACTGCTCCGATGCTCGTTCCTGATCGACGGTGACCCTGTGGGGACCCGAGGTCATGAGACCGTACGGCTTGCCGAGGGCGGCACGGTCGAGGTGCTCCCGCCGTTCGCAGGAGGGTGA
- a CDS encoding DUF2993 domain-containing protein, giving the protein MRALRILLIIAVVLGGAFIAADRAAVYFAESEAEGRVAFGGAEAGSTEVSIKGFPFLTQVAGSELDRVDVTVKDIRASAAGRAIRISEIRAQLRQVTLGAGYTSATASQATGTAVISYAALTEAADEGVTVSYGGDGKVKVTGSVRIPLLGQTVERSVLSTVTLVDGDTVKVRADEVPGEGIPGLEDLVRKKTDFEREIGGLPDGLKLEKIEVAPGGLEISMTGADIQLAG; this is encoded by the coding sequence ATGCGAGCACTGCGAATACTGCTGATCATCGCCGTGGTGCTGGGTGGCGCCTTCATCGCCGCCGACCGCGCGGCCGTGTACTTCGCGGAGTCGGAGGCCGAGGGACGAGTCGCGTTCGGCGGCGCCGAGGCCGGGTCGACCGAGGTCTCGATCAAGGGCTTCCCCTTCCTCACGCAGGTCGCCGGGTCGGAGCTCGACCGTGTCGACGTCACGGTCAAGGACATCCGTGCCAGCGCTGCCGGGCGGGCCATACGGATCAGCGAGATCCGGGCCCAGTTGCGGCAGGTGACGCTGGGCGCCGGGTACACCAGTGCGACGGCCTCCCAGGCCACCGGGACGGCCGTCATCTCGTACGCCGCCCTCACCGAGGCCGCCGACGAGGGCGTGACGGTCTCCTACGGCGGCGACGGCAAGGTCAAGGTCACCGGCTCCGTCCGGATCCCGCTGCTGGGACAGACCGTCGAGCGCAGCGTGCTCTCCACGGTCACCCTGGTCGACGGCGACACCGTCAAGGTGCGCGCCGACGAGGTCCCGGGCGAGGGCATCCCAGGTCTGGAGGACCTGGTCAGGAAGAAGACCGACTTCGAGCGCGAGATCGGCGGGCTGCCCGACGGTCTGAAGCTGGAGAAGATCGAGGTCGCGCCGGGCGGCCTGGAGATATCGATGACCGGCGCCGACATCCAGCTGGCGGGATGA
- a CDS encoding winged helix-turn-helix transcriptional regulator: MREGVQRRQVEAGERYDVFHTDCPARDMVDHVTSRWGVWVLISLRSSDLRFYELRESIQGISEKMLSQTLRALVQDGLIWREVEPTTPPRVTYGLTEFGREVGEPLTELFDRITRRLSPRSAG; this comes from the coding sequence ATGAGGGAAGGCGTGCAGCGCAGGCAGGTCGAGGCCGGTGAGCGGTATGACGTGTTTCACACCGACTGCCCCGCGCGCGACATGGTCGACCACGTGACCAGCAGGTGGGGTGTCTGGGTGCTGATCTCGTTGCGGAGCAGCGACCTCCGGTTCTACGAGCTGCGCGAGAGTATCCAGGGCATCAGCGAGAAGATGCTCTCCCAGACCCTGCGCGCACTGGTCCAGGACGGCCTGATCTGGCGGGAGGTCGAGCCGACGACGCCGCCCCGGGTCACCTACGGGCTGACCGAGTTCGGCCGGGAAGTCGGCGAACCGCTGACGGAGCTGTTCGACCGGATCACACGGCGGCTGTCGCCGCGCAGCGCGGGATAG